CGTTGAGCGCGACCAGCGCGTCCCGATCGGGCAGTCGAAGCTGGACGAGCCAGCCGTCGCGGCTGCTCGAGATGTCGAGCACGCGGCCGCCGACGTCGGCGATCGCGGGGGTGAACCTGATCGCGCGCTCGGTCAGCTCGACGCGGTAGACGTGTCGATCGGGGTATCGATCGACGAGGACGGGATCGCGAACGGTCGGATCGAGCTCGAGTGCGCTCTCGAACTCGTCGAACCGATCCCCGGAGACCGCCAGATACGCGAGGGTACGTCCCGGACGGACGGTCGTCCAGTACTCCGGCTCGACGGACACGTCGGACACGCGTCCGAGCGTCGGGCGAAGAGCGAGGTCGGCGTGGTCGAGTCTGACCTCCGCGACGATCCCGCCGTCGGCCTGCGAGCGCAGGCACGTCCGTTCGGAGACGATCGCATCGGTACTCATGAGACCACCGCCGCGGCCAGCAGGCCGCAGTAAGTACAGCTTAGCAGAGACGCACTCATTGATTTCCATATAGCCACTCCGGGTAGATGGTCCATGGCGCTATACACGGACACGCTGGATCGAGACGGTACAATAGATATTCACGTATCAGCCAGAGAGAAGGATCCACTCGATCGAGAAACGTCGCCTTTCCTGTCGTCGAACAATTACTCGAGTCGGAGGCCACCACGAACGGGAGTCGCCGGTCTGATAGTAATAAGTGCTTACGGAGCGGCGTACGGTGCTTTCGGAGTTGCCGACGGGCGTCCGTCACCGCCCTCACGACGAACGTGGTTCGAACGCGCCGTCGACGAAATCGACTCGAGCGTGCTCACGTCGACGAGTCGTCGTCGACCGGTCGTTCGTCGAACAGCAGCGTGAACAGTTTCCGCTCGGCCGCCCGGTAGTGGCGGTTGAACGTCGGCTGTGAGACGCCGAGCGACCGCGCGACCTCCTCGCCGGTGCGCTCTCGAGGCCACTCGAAGAAGCCACCGTAGTAGGCAGCCTCGAGCGCTCGACGCTGTCTGTCGGTGAGTTCCTCGCGAAGTTCGGTGCGAAACCCCTGCCGAGTTCGGACGGGTCGCTCCCGTTCGCGCCGGGCGACGAGTTCGGTCCGCGGATATCGCTCGCCGAGGCGTCGAACGAACGAGCGAACGTCCGAGCCCTGTGGTACCTCCACGATGAGCGTCACCCGGTCGCCGGCCGCCGCCACCGACCGGAGCACCCCACCGTGATCGACCAGTGTCGACGCGATCGTCGACCCGACGACGGTGAGCTCGAGTGGCGACTCCTCGTCGTCCGCCGAGACGGGCTGCACCGAATCGATCGCCTCGAGGTCCGCGGCGACGTCGCTGACGACGGCCGTCGACGCGTCCGGGACGGTCACGAAGATCGTCGACTGCTCGGCCGACCGGGGCACGACGGTCCCGATTACGAGCGTGCACGCTGCGCGACGGGCGAGCGTTGCGAGCGGATCGTCAGGCGCCGTCGTGAGCAACTCCAGTTCGGTGACGCCGTCGACGAGCAGCGCCCGTCTCGTCTCGATAGCGTTGATCACGTACGCGATCGTTTCGCCGAGGTCGACGAGAACGGCCTGCGTGACTTCGTCGAACGCCGCCGGTCGATCGGCGTAGACGGTCAGTGCGCCGTAAACGTACTCGTCGTACGACAGCGGCACGCTCAGGATCGACCCGATTCCTCGCTCGAGCGCCTCCTGACGCCACGTTCCGTCGCGCTCCTCGTGGACGACGTTCTCGACCACCGCTGGCTCGCGGGTAGCCGCCGTTCGGCCCGCTGGCTCTCTCGCGTCCGGATCGACGTCGACGGTCACTGACTCGAGGTAGGTCTCGTCGCCGGCCACCGCACGCGGCGTGATGGTGTCTTCGATCACGTCGACCTCGCCGATCCAGACGAGAGAGAGCCAGTCGATCGACGCGAGTTCCTCACAGACGCTCGCTTCGACCGTCTCGCGGTCGTCCGCCCTGACGAGCCGTCGGCCGATCGCTCGTTTTCGGTCGCCGAGTTCGGCGAGTCGATCGAAACGCCCCAGCTGACGCTCGAGGTCACGCTCGCGCTCGCGGACCGCTGCTTCGCCCTCGACCCGGCCGAGGGCGACTGCGGCCATCGCCGCCAGCGACTCGAGGAACGCCACCGCCCGCTCGTCGAGTCGCTCCGGGTCGGTCACGGTCGCGAAGACGACGCCGCGTCCGTCGAGCGGCGCGATCAGCACGCGATCGGCGCGAACGCCGATGGCCGAGAGCACTCGCTCGAGATCGGTTCCGTCGCGAACCGACGCACCAGCGGCGTCGACCGCGTCGCCGAGGGCCGTCTCGTCGATCCCGAACGTCGGCAACGGTGGGAGCGACGCGTCGTCCGCCGTCGCGTAGGCAGCCGGCTCGAGGACCGCGTCGTCGCGGAGGTAACACCCGACGAAGTCGGTCCCGAGCCCGTCGACGGCGGCGTCGACGGTCGTCTGTGTCACCTCCAGGTTCGTTCCCGCCTCGAGCAGCGCCGAGCCGGTCTCCCGGACGCTCGTCAGCGCATCCCACAGGTCGCGTCGGTCGGTCTCGTCGCGGACGACGCAGACGACGCGATCGTCGCCCAGGAGGGGAACGACGGAGACGGCGACCGGCGTCGGCTCCCGGTCGCTCGGCTCGTCTGGATGGAGCGTCGCCCTGATCGGCTCGGCCCGCCGGACCACGGGCGAGTCGGCGCGCTCGCGGATCGATTCGGCGAGGGGAGCGTCGACGAGCGCCGTGAGGTCGCGACCGACGATCACGTCGGCACCGAGGAGGTCGAAGGCGGCCGCGTTCGCCAGTTCGACCGTCGTTCCCTCGAGGACGAGGACGCCGTCCTCGAGTGCGTCGATGACGGACTCGAACAGGGAGAGCCGTTCGCGACGGTCTTCGACACCGTCAGCGACTGTCGCCTCGCGAGCGTACATCGTGAGTCCCGACTCGGATGGGTGGGCCTCGACGGCGAGCCAGGACTCGATCGGCGGATACTCGACGTCGAACGTGACGAGCGACTCGCTCGCCCGTGCCTCGTTGAGTCGCTCGTAGAACGTTCCTCGAACCGACTCCGGCAGGCGGTCCCAGATCACGGTCCCCGTGAGCGCGTCCGGCCGAGCGTCCGTGGAATCGTCGCCTATCAACAGCCGGCTGGCTGCCTCGTTCGCGTGGACGATCTCCCACTGCCGGCCCAGCGAGAGGAACGCCCCCTCGAGTCGGTCGGCGGCTCGGGATACCGGATCGGCTGCAGACGCCGCGGCCCGGGCCGGTGAGACAGTGACGACGATGCCCGCGATGGCTGGGTCCTCGAGGCGGTTCGTGACCGTCACCTCGTGGACGGTCCAGGTGCCGTCGGCGTGACGAAACCGATACCGACCCCGCCCGGTCGTCCCGAGCGAGCCCGCGACCACCTCGGACAACAGCTCGCCTGCCTCCTCGCGGTCGTCGGGGTGGACGTATCGTGAGAGCGGTCGTCGCTCGAGTTCGGCCGGCGTCACCCCCGTCTCGGTCTCGAGCGCCGGGCTGGCGTACTGGACTTCGCCATCGTCGGAGAGAACCACGATCGGCGCGTCAGCGGCTTCGAGAACGCGTCGGTATCGCTCGGCAGCCGAACGCGAGGGTCGGCGGTGTCGTTCGACGACGTTTTTCACCCGCGAGGCGGCGACCGCCGGTGGCGCGGCTGGCGAAAGGACATCGGCCGCGCCCGCCTCGAGTGCGGCCTCCGCCGCCGACTCCTCGGTGATCGCGACGATCGGCACGTCGGCCACCTGCGAGTGAATCGGCTCGAGCGGCGACGACTCCGACTCGAGGTCGCAGACGACGCAGTGGACGTCGCGCTCGTCGAGGCGCTCGAGTGCGTCCGCGAGCGTCCGCGCCGTGAGCACCGTTGGACCCGGGACCGCCGCCTCGAGTGCCGTTCGTGCGGCCTCGGTTCGGTCGGAGTCGCCGACCACGAGTACACTGACGTCGCCGACCACGACGAGCTCCTCGCCGCTCACGGTCGCCTCACCTCACAGTCCCCGGTGTGGGTCCCCATTTCGGAAGCGACGACCGCC
This portion of the Natronobeatus ordinarius genome encodes:
- a CDS encoding helix-turn-helix domain-containing protein; translation: MSTDAIVSERTCLRSQADGGIVAEVRLDHADLALRPTLGRVSDVSVEPEYWTTVRPGRTLAYLAVSGDRFDEFESALELDPTVRDPVLVDRYPDRHVYRVELTERAIRFTPAIADVGGRVLDISSSRDGWLVQLRLPDRDALVALNEACGELDVSFSVNHLRTSDDGEDGVVGLTAKQQDLLTVAYEEGYFDVPRGISQDELADRLGVSKSAISQRLRRAIAELCRSTLSVTDDADQPH
- a CDS encoding bacterio-opsin activator domain-containing protein, coding for MSGEELVVVGDVSVLVVGDSDRTEAARTALEAAVPGPTVLTARTLADALERLDERDVHCVVCDLESESSPLEPIHSQVADVPIVAITEESAAEAALEAGAADVLSPAAPPAVAASRVKNVVERHRRPSRSAAERYRRVLEAADAPIVVLSDDGEVQYASPALETETGVTPAELERRPLSRYVHPDDREEAGELLSEVVAGSLGTTGRGRYRFRHADGTWTVHEVTVTNRLEDPAIAGIVVTVSPARAAASAADPVSRAADRLEGAFLSLGRQWEIVHANEAASRLLIGDDSTDARPDALTGTVIWDRLPESVRGTFYERLNEARASESLVTFDVEYPPIESWLAVEAHPSESGLTMYAREATVADGVEDRRERLSLFESVIDALEDGVLVLEGTTVELANAAAFDLLGADVIVGRDLTALVDAPLAESIRERADSPVVRRAEPIRATLHPDEPSDREPTPVAVSVVPLLGDDRVVCVVRDETDRRDLWDALTSVRETGSALLEAGTNLEVTQTTVDAAVDGLGTDFVGCYLRDDAVLEPAAYATADDASLPPLPTFGIDETALGDAVDAAGASVRDGTDLERVLSAIGVRADRVLIAPLDGRGVVFATVTDPERLDERAVAFLESLAAMAAVALGRVEGEAAVRERERDLERQLGRFDRLAELGDRKRAIGRRLVRADDRETVEASVCEELASIDWLSLVWIGEVDVIEDTITPRAVAGDETYLESVTVDVDPDAREPAGRTAATREPAVVENVVHEERDGTWRQEALERGIGSILSVPLSYDEYVYGALTVYADRPAAFDEVTQAVLVDLGETIAYVINAIETRRALLVDGVTELELLTTAPDDPLATLARRAACTLVIGTVVPRSAEQSTIFVTVPDASTAVVSDVAADLEAIDSVQPVSADDEESPLELTVVGSTIASTLVDHGGVLRSVAAAGDRVTLIVEVPQGSDVRSFVRRLGERYPRTELVARRERERPVRTRQGFRTELREELTDRQRRALEAAYYGGFFEWPRERTGEEVARSLGVSQPTFNRHYRAAERKLFTLLFDERPVDDDSST